The following are encoded together in the Panicum virgatum strain AP13 chromosome 6K, P.virgatum_v5, whole genome shotgun sequence genome:
- the LOC120712523 gene encoding uncharacterized protein LOC120712523: protein MLPRRQSIFHLGEEGGAAAVHHHRVGIVGAAMAGANARRARDRERLVVGLQILVHHHHHSHGRHAHAAASIVLKQMVRPRAAAASRHSGVPCSFLKACSLCRRDLSPSKDVYMYRGDQGFCSEECRSEQIMVDEARERQAAVAGNKERQRRGQAHHHSPHCTPNRGRPPPRKPLAVVA from the exons ATGCTCCCGAGAAGGCAGAGCATCTTCCACCTCGGGGAGgagggtggcgccgccgccgtccaccaccaccgcgtCGGCATCGTCGGCGCAGCCATGGCCGGAGCCAACGCCCGGCGCGCGCGCGATCGCGAGCGCCTCGTCGTGGGGCTCCAGATCCTggtgcaccaccaccaccacagccaTGGCCGGCACGCGCACGCGGCGGCGAGCATCGTACTGAAGCAGATGGTgaggccgcgcgccgcggccgcctcgcgCCACTCCGGCGTGCCGTGCAGCTTCCTCAAGGCCTGCTCCCTCTGCCGACGGGACCTCAGCCCCAGCAAGGACGTCTACATGTATAG GGGAGACCAGGGCTTCTGCAGCGAGGAGTGCCGGTCGGAGCAGATCATGGTGGACGAGGCGCGCGAACgccaggcggcggtggcggggaacaaggagcggcagcggcgaggccaGGCTCACCACCACAGCCCCCACTGCACGCCCAACcgaggccgcccgccgccgaggaaGCCACTTGCCGTCGTGGCCTAG